The following DNA comes from Cygnus atratus isolate AKBS03 ecotype Queensland, Australia chromosome 23, CAtr_DNAZoo_HiC_assembly, whole genome shotgun sequence.
CTCACAGCAGAACCCCCCACAAGCCAGCAGCCGGCTCGGCACCACGactgcccgccgccccccgagccccccgcccccggcgccccccgcaCACCGCCAGGGGCCGAGGCGAGCACCGACAGACAGCGCGGCCACCGGGCCTCGGGGGGCCTGGCCGCGCTCCCCCGAGGCCGAGGCCGGAACCCTCCGGCGGCGCTGCGGGAGGCGAAGGAGGCGAAGGAGGCAGCGGCGAACAGCAGCGCCCCGCCCGCCCCAGGGAGAGGAGCGGCGGCCGGGAGCCCctcaccagcagcaggcagcagcgagGGCCCGCGGCCGGCCCCAGGTGCTCTGTGCGCACGCGCGGCCCCTCACGCGCTCCCCCCCGCCGAGGGCGGGGCTGCCGCGCGCAGGCGCACCAGGGGCAGGAGTGTGCCAAGCGGGATCGCTTTGCGCATGCGCCTTAGCaagcgcggggcggggcggtgGCGGCCAATACGCATGCGTGTCTCGCCAGCCGCGCGCATGCCCGAAGAGGTTACTGGCCGACTGCGCGTGCGTTCCGCTGTCCTCGGGACGTCAGCGGGGGACAGGTTCTGGAAGCTTCGGtcggggccgggcagcggcggtggcggcggagGGGGCGGGGGCCGTCGCTCGTCTCCGgggcctcgcctcgcctcgccccgcccGCGGTGCCGTCCGGCAGCCCCAGCGGTAAGTACCCGCAGGCGGCGTCTGGCGCGGAACCTCCCGCTGCGGGTCGGAGCCCctggcggcgggggcggcgcaCACCGGGCTGGGGCCCGCGTGCGGAGTGTCGGTTGGGTAAGGGCTGGGCTGCGCTGCGCTGCGCTGCGCTCTGCGCGTACCGCGTTGAAAGCGCCGGCGATTGCTTAGGATTGCGACGAGGGGCGCGGTCGGAGACAAGCAGGTGTCTCCCTTACCTGCGCTGCACGGTGGCGGCGATCTTTGCTctcctgcagaggagaagcGGCGCAGTTTAGCTCCAGTAGTAGCAGGGAGAACGCTTCTTACGGTGAGCGTGGAACTTGACACGTTTTAGTAAGGCTTGGAGACTTGATAGCTCTTGTTTACAACAAGCACCAAATACAAACGGTGTGATTAAAGCAGCCGTCCTTAATCTGCGGGGTGGCAATACGGCTTTAAGTAACGGGGGTGGGATGGTTACACCGCAGAGTGTGGTAACTTTTGGAGATGTAAAATGGCTGCCGCTGAAGGGAGACAGCCATTTTAATGCATTACCATAACGAGTGTGACATTCGTAACAGGTCACATCCAGTAACTCATTAGCTGTGGCTTTTGTAGTAGTTatctacaatatttttaatagggATTTGATGCATATGTTGCTGGGATGTGTGGAGGACTGTGCAGAGGCAGTTTTGTAGTGCAGTTCAGTCAAGATCTTGAAGTGATTGCTGTACCTTCAGGatacttttttcctgtttaaggAAAATACCAATTTGTATCTTTTTCACGAAAGGCGTGTGTCTACAGTGAGTGAAGGGTATTAAAACCTACACAAACTTCTTAAAGTTGCAGAGACCTATTCATGGTTTAAACTGAAgccatttttaaatttcatatagAAGACTCActacagaagaggaaatgatgAAATTTAAAGTTGTCATGCATAAAACATGCTACTAATCTGGATTGAAAGAAATGTCCGTGTGTCTAATTATCCTTGAACTTTTGGCCCATGTCGTAATGTTTAATTGATGTATAAATGACTTGCTGCGTACAAATGAttttgcttctcctctccccacccctcagGAATGGAGACTGGGTATTAcagaacaacaataaaaacagaatcaGGTTCTGAAAGTATCTGCATGGAAGAAATGATGGTTAAGAAGACTGATGATATGGCAGACTTCATGGATGACTTGAAACTCAGCTCACCAAAGAAAAGATATTCTTGTTTGAGATCTGAGAGAAGTTGTGATAGGTCATCAACAAGGTCATCTAGTAGATCTTCTTGCAGTTCACAGTCCAGTTCAAGTACATCCTCTTCAGCTTCCTCCAGGAGTTGGAGCCGGTCCAGATCCAAATCACGGGCTCGACGAAATAGTTCCCAAAGGTACAGAAGATACTCTCGTTTCTATTCCAGAAGCCGGTCAAGATCATGTGGCTACATGAGTTACAGAGGAAGGTACCATGCCAGACACTACAGGAGGTACCACTGTTCTCCGCGGTGTAGGTCGCGCAGTAGGTCATGGTCTCGTGGGAGATCCTGTTACAGAAGGTCCTATTCAAGAAGCAGATCACGTTCAGGAGGCCGAAGATACTATGGATTTGGGCGAACAGTATATCCTGAGGCTTACAGGAACTGGAGAAGCAGGTCACAAACGAGATCTCGTAGTAGGTCACCTCTACATTTGAGTGAAAAAGGTACTGTGAGACTTGCATTGCGTGTGAGGCAAAAAGCATGCCCTTTTAGAGATCTGAGTTTGTCTGGTTAACAAGTACAGTTGCTTTATAGAGCATAACTGATAATtagaatttggaagaaaatcttGGCATAGCTAGAAAactatattaaaacaaaaaaaaattagtttagaggatattttttgtatttcaactGAAGCTAAATTTCCAAAGTTAAGATGAAAATTAATCAGAGTTGATGCTTACTCAAGTGCAGTGGCTGTGTATGTTCAGTTTTTAGGCTTGTATGAACAGGTACATGTTGATTTTAAACATAAGAGAatgacacttctttttttcttgtagaaaagAGGGAACTTCTGGAAATTGCAAAAGCTAATGCTGCAAAAGCTCTGGGAACAGATAACATAGTCTTGCCTGCAAGTTTGAAGATCCTTACTCCTTCCAAGGAgacaaataatataaaacaagaGCATGAAGATTCTGGGGACTCAGATGAGGTAAGTGTGAACTGGAATATTCTTGattaaaaggtaaatatttttaaaaccttgcGGTCTGTGTGGatgttacagtatttttcaaCTGTGGAGTTTGTAGTTATAAGTTCAAACTCTTGAACAAAAAATTGACTTAAAAGAATGCTAAAAAGTACTGTAGAAACCACTGTAGACTTGACTTTACACTGAATATGCACTGGACTCCGAGAAGCTGTTGATTCACATACGGGCATTTGGTTGGTGTTAGGTTATGAAGAAGTGAGAAATGTAGCTCttccaagttttttttctaatacagcATTGCCTGTTACGTTGGCTAGTTTGTTTTTGAGCTAAAACAAGGAGTCTCTGTACCAAGCCTGTTGAATAGTTTTTAGTAAAGGTTGATTTTACTGCCTTTCTAACTGTTAAAAGTTTTTCATATGCAACAAACTGTTTCCCAGAAATTACATACCCAAACACACAATGCATTTtacatgctttatttctgtcttaTAGAAATCATGACTATGGTTCCAGACATGATGAAGAAAATCTGTTGGTAATTAAGGGACTTGTGGGCTATAGTTGCTGTAAATTTAAGGGAGGGAGAAACTTGAGCAGCTTAAACTGAACTTCAGTTTGGCTCTGTTATGATGTGTTAATCTGATTCATGATAAATAGAAAATTGCGCTAATTGTTACATCTATCAGATGCTGATATTTCGTATTTGCTAAGGGTTTTAGACAAATGGTACAGGCATCCCTTTCAtaatatatgcaatatattCCAGATGTTGAGAGATTACAGAAGAGGAGGCCTGCATCACTTGCAGATAAGTTTATTGTTGTTATCCAAAGCTCTGCAGGATTAATATGCAGAACTTCATGCAACTTACTCTAACACTGCATTTCATTGTATGGCATTCCATGCTTTGAATCATTTGAATCCTCTTTAAGACTTAACTGGGGCATGGATACCAGGTCACATGTGAATTGGCACACGGACATTGATAAAGATAATACATGTTTTTCAAACTGACTTCAACATGGATCTAtttgcctatatatatatattaaaaaaaaaaaaggcatcaaaaAGCATCAAGTACAAAagatacaataaaaaaaagtatcaaaaagCATCAAAAGTAGCTCACAGCTACTTTTGATGTAAAAAACTGAAACAACCATACTGGAAAACGAATAATGTATGATGACTGCCTTAACC
Coding sequences within:
- the RSRP1 gene encoding arginine/serine-rich protein 1, giving the protein METGYYRTTIKTESGSESICMEEMMVKKTDDMADFMDDLKLSSPKKRYSCLRSERSCDRSSTRSSSRSSCSSQSSSSTSSSASSRSWSRSRSKSRARRNSSQRYRRYSRFYSRSRSRSCGYMSYRGRYHARHYRRYHCSPRCRSRSRSWSRGRSCYRRSYSRSRSRSGGRRYYGFGRTVYPEAYRNWRSRSQTRSRSRSPLHLSEKEKRELLEIAKANAAKALGTDNIVLPASLKILTPSKETNNIKQEHEDSGDSDEQPRRLTEDRTKSGMERATTQRSISFSPNNTMAKPVLQRPASHVVKEPSISPGREDDRKGSPYGQWVPVKKEKKTFVNFSPKCALFRAR